Proteins encoded by one window of Benincasa hispida cultivar B227 unplaced genomic scaffold, ASM972705v1 Contig179, whole genome shotgun sequence:
- the LOC120069005 gene encoding protein HLB1, with product MSPTPEEPNNLQNGIEIQPHISPESDQTSEPRSEPEPTADAILSSELHQERESESVNNGVADSEPVSRRKQLPESIHLQVETDVADPRFEEHKETSIPSNGNTENSKPALRKDEGSRTFTMRELLNGLKGEDGNDSLNESEGERPEGNPGYSLNQDSPHQPYSEQSRAAMELISSVTGVDEEGRSRQRILTFAARRYASAIERNGQDYDALYNWALVLQESADNVSPDSTSPSKDALLEEACKKYDEATRLCPTLHDAFYNWAIAISDRAKMRGRTKEAEELWKQATKNYEKAVQLNWNSPQALNNWGLALQELSAIVPAREKQTIVKTAISKFRAAIQLQFDFHRAIYNLGTVLYGLAEDTLRTGGTGNVKDVSPNELYSQSAIYIAAAHALKPNYSVYSSALRLVRSMLPLPYLKVGYLTAPPVGRPLAPHGDWKRSQFFLNHDVLQKLNIGGEQIQTSPSILGRSGSTLNGDWTIKVEIPDIVSVSACADLTLPPGAGLCIDTIHGPVFLVADSWDALDGWLDAIRLVYTIYARGKNEVLAGIITG from the exons ATGTCGCCTACTCCCGAGGAACCTAATAATTTGCAGAACGGAATCGAAATCCAACCACACATTTCGCCAGAATCAGATCAAACTAGTGAACCCAGATCAGAACCTGAACCCACAGCAGATGCAATTCTAAGTTCTGAATTACATCAAGAACGCGAATCGGAATCAGTTAATAATGGAGTAGCTGATTCGGAGCCGGTGTCTCGAAGGAAACAGTTACCGGAGTCCATCCATTTACAGGTAGAGACGGATGTTGCAGATCCGAGGTTTGAAGAGCACAAAGAAACATCCATCCCATCCAACGGCAACACCGAGAACTCGAAACCCGCGTTGCGTAAAGACGAAGGAAGCCGAACGTTTACAATGAGAGAGTTGCTGAATGGGTTGAAAGGTGAAGATGGTAACGACAGTCTTAACGAATCTGAAGGCGAAAGGCCCGAGGGGAACCCCGGTTACAG TCTTAATCAAGATAGCCCACATCAGCCGTATTCTGAACAGAGCAGAGCTGCCATGGAGTTGATCAGCAGTGTTACAGGTGTTGATGAAGAGGGCCGTTCTCGCCAAAGGATTCTCACATTTGCTGCTAGGAG GTATGCTAGTGCAATTGAGAGAAATGGTCAAGACTATGATGCTCTCTACAATTGGGCTTTGGTCCTCCAG GAGAGTGCAGACAATGTTAGTCCAGATTCTACTTCACCTTCCAAAGATGCATTGCTTGAGGAGGCTTGTAAAAAGTATGATGAGGCTACCCGTCTTTGCCCAACACTTCATGAT GCTTTTTATAATTGGGCTATTGCAATCTCTGATCGGGCCAAAATGCGTGGGCGTACAAAGGAGGCCGAAGAACTGTGGAAGCAG GCTACCAAAAATTACGAAAAAGCTGTCCAACTCAACTGGAATAGTCCCCAG GCGCTAAATAATTGGGGGCTTGCTCTACAG GAACTCAGTGCGATTGTGCCAGCACGAGAAAAGCAGACAATTGTAAAAACAGCTATCAGTAAG TTCCGTGCTGCTATACAGTTGCAATTTGATTTTCATCGAGCAATCTACAACCTTGGTACCGTTCTG TATGGATTAGCTGAGGACACATTAAGGACTGGTGGAACAGGAAATGTTAAGGATGTTTCCCCTAATGAGTTATACAGCCAATCTGCAATTTATATTGCAGCTGCTCATGCTCTAAAACCAAATTACTCT GTTTACAGCAGTGCCTTGCGGTTAGTCCGTTCAATG CTGCCATTACCCTATCTGAAAGTTGGATACTTGACTGCACCTCCTGTGGGGAGACCACTTGCTCCTCACGGTGATTGGAAACGTTCACAGTTTTTTCTAAATCATGACGTATTGCAAAAg CTTAACATAGGGGGGGAACAAATACAAACGTCCCCTAGTATTTTAGGAAGATCTGGAAGTACCTTGAATGGCGACTGGACAATCAAAGTAGAAATTCCGGATATCGTCTCTGTATCAGCATGTGCAGATCTAACTTTACCACCTGGTGCTGGACTCTGCATTGACACGATCCATGGACCAGTTTTCTTG GTTGCTGACTCATGGGATGCGCTCGATGGATGGCTCGATGCAATTAGATTAGTTTACACGATCTACGCTCGAGGCAAGAACGAGGTTTTGGCTGGTATCATAACAGGTTGA